One genomic region from Flexibacter flexilis DSM 6793 encodes:
- a CDS encoding hydrogenase maturation nickel metallochaperone HypA/HybF, with product MHELSVVTSIVDTASRETAKIQGVAVQEIFLEIGKLSGVELASFHFVWPQCIKGTVLENALLHIAEPDGKARCAECEQFFPIEKLYDSCPHCGSPFKEIVGGKELRIKKLIIN from the coding sequence ATGCACGAATTATCAGTTGTTACTTCTATTGTGGATACCGCCAGCCGTGAAACGGCTAAGATTCAGGGTGTTGCGGTACAAGAAATTTTTTTAGAAATTGGCAAACTTTCGGGTGTTGAGCTTGCTTCTTTCCATTTTGTATGGCCACAGTGTATCAAAGGAACGGTCTTGGAAAATGCTTTGTTACACATCGCAGAACCCGACGGGAAAGCCAGATGCGCCGAATGCGAGCAGTTTTTTCCCATAGAAAAACTCTACGACAGTTGTCCGCATTGTGGCAGCCCTTTCAAAGAAATTGTGGGCGGAAAAGAGCTCCGTATCAAAAAACTTATCATCAATTAA
- the hypB gene encoding hydrogenase nickel incorporation protein HypB: protein MCTTCGCSSTQNGITYHKIDAHAHGQDGHHHDHDHAHGEHHHHHDHEHPHDHSNGHHHHHGHEHTHDHSHSHDGHHHDHDHAHTHHHHGHEVNIVELEKDILHKNQLSAERNRGYFEALNIFCLNLVSSPGSGKTSFLEKTIGDLKGKVAFSVIEGDQQTSNDALRIHNLNVPVVQINTGKGCHLDSDMVATAVKQLKPAQNSVLMVENVGNLVCPAMFDLGEASRVVVISVTEGEDKPLKYPDMFYSSQVCIINKIDLLPYLKFDLEKLKESALKVNPRLKFFEVSATTGEGMEAWYEFLQQSLNK from the coding sequence ATGTGCACTACTTGCGGTTGCAGTTCTACGCAGAACGGCATTACTTATCATAAAATAGACGCTCACGCACACGGCCAAGACGGTCATCATCATGATCACGACCATGCGCACGGCGAACATCATCACCACCATGACCACGAACACCCGCACGACCATAGTAACGGGCATCATCACCATCACGGACATGAGCATACGCATGACCACAGCCATTCACACGACGGTCATCATCATGACCACGACCATGCGCACACGCATCACCACCACGGACACGAAGTGAATATCGTGGAACTTGAAAAAGATATTTTGCATAAAAATCAACTCTCAGCCGAACGCAACAGAGGTTATTTTGAAGCACTCAATATATTTTGTTTGAATTTGGTAAGCTCACCAGGTTCGGGCAAAACTTCCTTTTTGGAAAAAACTATCGGCGACCTAAAAGGCAAAGTAGCGTTTTCGGTAATTGAAGGTGACCAACAAACCAGCAACGACGCGTTGCGCATTCACAACCTCAATGTGCCTGTGGTTCAAATCAATACGGGCAAAGGTTGCCACTTGGACAGCGACATGGTAGCCACTGCCGTAAAACAACTAAAGCCTGCTCAAAACTCGGTGCTAATGGTGGAAAATGTCGGCAATTTGGTTTGTCCTGCCATGTTTGACTTGGGCGAAGCCTCGCGCGTGGTGGTTATTTCCGTAACCGAAGGCGAAGACAAGCCGCTCAAATATCCTGATATGTTTTACAGCTCGCAGGTGTGTATTATCAACAAAATTGATTTGTTGCCGTACCTAAAATTTGACCTTGAAAAGCTGAAAGAAAGTGCTTTGAAAGTTAATCCGCGCCTCAAATTCTTTGAAGTATCGGCCACGACGGGCGAAGGCATGGAGGCTTGGTACGAGTTTTTACAACAATCTTTAAACAAATAA
- a CDS encoding HypC/HybG/HupF family hydrogenase formation chaperone, with the protein MCLAVPGKLEKIVSELDEIFRIGEVSFEGIRKEVNLALVPEAAIGDYVLVHVGAAIGVIDEAEAHRTMQILKDMGEDLPQ; encoded by the coding sequence ATGTGTTTGGCCGTACCCGGTAAATTGGAGAAAATTGTGAGCGAACTCGACGAGATTTTCCGTATCGGAGAAGTTTCTTTTGAGGGGATTCGCAAAGAAGTAAATCTCGCGTTGGTGCCAGAAGCTGCCATCGGCGATTATGTATTGGTACACGTGGGGGCTGCCATTGGTGTAATTGATGAAGCAGAAGCGCATCGTACTATGCAGATACTCAAAGATATGGGCGAAGATTTGCCCCAGTAA
- the hypE gene encoding hydrogenase expression/formation protein HypE, with product MSKNTAADIIHLHHGSGGQHMTALLNDVIFKHLDNPTLATRHDGAFLNLGGGTLAFSTDSYVISPIFFKGGNIGELAVNGTVNDLSMCGAEPKYLSLAFIIEEGLSLAAFEQIVISIKTAAQKAGVQVVTGDTKVVERGKGDKIYINTSGIGVVRPTAAISSARIAAGDAVLVNGALAAHGMAIMSQREGLSFESEILSDTTNLNFVVKELIETFGDKIKFLRDATRGGLASVLNEITTDCQLGINLLEKNIHVDTAVKSACELLGLDPVYVANEGVFVCIAEASVQEEVLAVLRKYQPAAMILGNVTEEHPSKVIMTSAFGGKRVVNPLVGEQLPRIC from the coding sequence ATGAGCAAAAATACAGCAGCAGACATTATACATTTGCATCACGGTAGCGGCGGCCAACACATGACCGCCCTACTCAACGATGTGATTTTCAAACATCTGGACAACCCGACACTGGCCACGCGCCACGACGGGGCATTTCTGAATTTGGGCGGCGGCACGTTGGCATTCTCTACGGATAGTTACGTGATTAGCCCTATTTTTTTTAAAGGCGGCAACATCGGCGAACTGGCCGTAAACGGCACCGTGAACGACCTTTCGATGTGCGGCGCAGAACCCAAATACTTATCGTTGGCTTTTATTATCGAAGAAGGTTTGAGCCTTGCAGCGTTTGAGCAAATCGTTATTTCGATTAAAACAGCCGCACAAAAAGCAGGTGTACAGGTAGTTACGGGCGACACCAAAGTCGTAGAGCGCGGCAAAGGCGACAAAATTTATATCAATACGTCGGGCATTGGCGTGGTACGCCCTACGGCGGCCATTAGTTCGGCGCGTATTGCGGCGGGTGATGCGGTGTTGGTGAATGGCGCGTTGGCGGCGCACGGCATGGCCATTATGTCGCAGCGCGAAGGCTTGAGTTTCGAGAGCGAAATTTTGAGCGATACGACCAACCTCAATTTTGTAGTAAAAGAATTGATAGAAACCTTTGGCGACAAAATCAAGTTTTTGCGCGATGCCACACGCGGCGGCTTGGCTTCTGTGCTAAACGAAATAACGACAGATTGCCAACTGGGAATCAATTTGTTAGAAAAAAATATACACGTAGATACCGCCGTAAAAAGTGCCTGCGAGTTGCTTGGCCTCGACCCCGTGTATGTGGCCAACGAAGGCGTTTTTGTTTGCATCGCGGAGGCCTCGGTACAAGAAGAAGTCTTGGCGGTTTTGCGCAAATATCAGCCTGCGGCCATGATATTAGGCAATGTTACGGAAGAACATCCTTCCAAAGTAATTATGACGAGTGCTTTCGGTGGCAAACGCGTCGTAAATCCGTTGGTAGGCGAGCAGTTGCCGCGTATCTGCTGA
- a CDS encoding response regulator has protein sequence MNRQLFVIEDNRTEGMLFRIALGAIPNLNIRYFADGKSLLEAMPENPAIVLADLMLPDINGYELVKTIREQYPQSRVIVASAQRDIDLIAKIQELGVFNYLVKSEGCLNYLQQVVNDLLTLLNNKQ, from the coding sequence ATGAACCGCCAGCTATTTGTAATAGAAGACAACAGAACGGAGGGAATGTTATTTAGAATTGCTTTAGGGGCAATTCCTAACCTTAATATTCGATATTTTGCAGACGGCAAAAGTCTCTTAGAAGCCATGCCTGAAAATCCTGCGATTGTATTAGCAGACTTAATGTTGCCTGATATTAACGGCTACGAATTAGTAAAAACAATTAGGGAACAATACCCTCAGTCTCGCGTCATTGTGGCCTCAGCCCAACGCGATATAGATTTAATTGCCAAAATCCAAGAATTAGGGGTATTTAATTATTTGGTTAAAAGTGAAGGGTGTCTGAACTATTTACAACAGGTGGTCAATGACTTACTAACGCTTCTCAACAACAAGCAATAA
- a CDS encoding chemotaxis protein CheB, giving the protein MDTSDYLTTHQYQAVVLGGSAGSIRVVCDILRKLRPDFQLPLIIVLHRSPQSESGLGKVFEPHSPLPIIEPKVKTRIENGNVYLAPADMHLFVESADYLNTDQSALVQYSRPSIDVLFFSASEIYQNQLLGILVTGANRDGAMGMKLIKDAGGYTVVQDPAEATIDYMPKSAMELSPIDQVLRATEIAELLNKL; this is encoded by the coding sequence ATGGACACGAGTGATTATTTAACTACCCACCAATACCAAGCTGTGGTACTGGGTGGTTCGGCTGGCAGCATTAGGGTTGTTTGCGACATTCTCCGAAAATTACGTCCAGATTTCCAACTTCCGCTCATTATCGTATTGCATCGCTCGCCACAAAGCGAGTCGGGTTTAGGAAAAGTGTTTGAACCGCACAGCCCCCTGCCCATTATTGAGCCTAAAGTTAAAACGCGCATTGAGAATGGGAATGTTTATTTAGCCCCCGCCGATATGCACCTTTTTGTAGAATCAGCAGACTATTTGAATACAGACCAATCTGCCTTGGTGCAATATTCGCGCCCTTCGATAGATGTGTTATTTTTCTCTGCTTCAGAGATTTATCAAAATCAATTGCTGGGAATTTTGGTAACAGGAGCTAACAGAGATGGCGCAATGGGCATGAAACTAATAAAAGATGCGGGTGGCTACACCGTAGTACAAGACCCCGCCGAGGCGACCATCGACTATATGCCAAAATCTGCGATGGAACTTTCACCTATCGACCAAGTTTTGCGAGCTACCGAAATCGCGGAACTACTCAATAAACTCTAA
- a CDS encoding DUF6268 family outer membrane beta-barrel protein — translation MKQFFCLGLTLLIGLSLQAQMLNDPVYVNCTWQPRTDIKNANSTLSQVALEMGVTMPLLQKTQTKLYQSVYYRNSNFSHKNIGLQAFSTIHDARYTLTLRQQLYKNFDVLVMPRLLLRSDLRQSVSHKDLFYAGVVSVNYAVLGNPNFKIGVGAALNNDFRHNAIILFGMLTYYAPKWRVEITPLTANVAYKLQNKWEAGLFVHIDGALSHIKSVPLADGSESQYLRNYQILVAPNLTYPVYKNIMGHLKIGVAPSRNYQYVDNDFEKIASTLQKMNNSFFVKAGFSFRINN, via the coding sequence ATGAAGCAATTTTTTTGTTTAGGCCTCACCCTATTGATTGGCCTTTCGCTCCAAGCCCAAATGCTCAACGACCCCGTTTACGTGAATTGCACGTGGCAACCGCGTACAGACATCAAAAACGCCAATAGCACACTCTCGCAAGTGGCTTTAGAAATGGGCGTAACCATGCCGTTGCTTCAAAAAACGCAAACTAAATTATACCAAAGCGTGTATTATCGAAATTCGAATTTTTCGCATAAAAATATTGGTTTACAAGCATTTAGTACCATTCATGACGCACGTTATACGCTTACTTTGCGCCAACAACTGTACAAAAATTTTGATGTGTTGGTCATGCCACGCTTGCTATTGCGTAGCGATTTGCGTCAAAGCGTTTCGCATAAAGATTTGTTTTATGCGGGCGTTGTATCCGTAAACTATGCCGTATTGGGCAACCCGAATTTTAAAATTGGCGTGGGTGCAGCCCTCAACAACGACTTTAGGCATAATGCTATTATTTTGTTTGGTATGCTCACCTACTACGCTCCCAAATGGCGCGTAGAAATTACGCCCCTGACAGCAAATGTGGCCTACAAGCTCCAAAACAAATGGGAAGCAGGCTTATTTGTGCATATAGACGGAGCACTTTCGCACATCAAATCCGTGCCTTTGGCCGATGGTAGCGAAAGCCAATATTTGCGTAATTATCAGATTTTAGTTGCGCCTAACCTTACTTATCCCGTTTACAAAAACATCATGGGACATCTGAAAATTGGCGTTGCGCCATCGCGTAATTACCAATACGTCGATAACGATTTTGAAAAAATAGCCTCAACGCTTCAAAAAATGAATAATTCGTTTTTTGTGAAGGCTGGTTTTAGCTTCAGAATCAATAATTAG